The following coding sequences lie in one Rickettsiella endosymbiont of Rhagonycha lignosa genomic window:
- a CDS encoding thymidine kinase encodes MAKLYFYYSAMNAGKSTALLQASYNYQERGMQTLLFAPTIDDRHKLGCISSRIGLNAEANLFTLKDDLLEHVEAYLRQKQELKCVLVDEAQFLTKKQVLQLTKVVDRLNIPVLCYGLRSDFRAEPFEGSLYLLIWADEINEIKTVCYCGRKAIMNIRFDAENHKITTGKQIEIGGNERYISVCRKHFELAAS; translated from the coding sequence ATGGCTAAGCTTTATTTTTATTATTCTGCTATGAACGCAGGTAAAAGCACTGCTTTACTGCAAGCAAGCTATAATTATCAAGAACGAGGCATGCAAACTTTATTGTTTGCGCCAACTATCGATGATCGGCATAAATTGGGGTGCATAAGTTCAAGGATTGGCCTAAACGCAGAGGCGAATTTATTCACGTTAAAAGATGATTTGCTTGAGCATGTGGAGGCTTATTTAAGACAAAAGCAAGAATTAAAATGTGTTTTAGTTGATGAAGCGCAATTTTTGACAAAAAAACAAGTATTACAATTGACGAAAGTTGTTGATCGTTTAAATATCCCTGTTTTATGTTATGGATTGAGGAGTGATTTTCGAGCTGAGCCTTTTGAAGGAAGCCTTTATTTATTGATATGGGCAGATGAGATCAACGAGATAAAAACTGTCTGTTATTGTGGTCGCAAAGCAATTATGAATATCAGATTTGATGCCGAGAACCATAAAATAACTACGGGTAAGCAAATAGAAATTGGCGGGAATGAACGCTATATTTCGGTTTGCAGAAAACACTTTGAGTTAGCAGCTAGCTAA
- a CDS encoding thioredoxin family protein, with amino-acid sequence MALTPSNMIDLGTNAPDFKLLDTVTGEPYSLKDIKDSKATVIMFICNHCPYVKHVILELVKLAKDYQSKGIAFIAINANDAIAYPEDAPKKMTQLAKQLGFSFPYLYDETQSIAKAYQAACTPDFFIFDKDLLCVYRGQLDGSRPGNKIPVTGKDIRSALDNILQGKPVNPQQLPSMGCNIKWK; translated from the coding sequence ATGGCATTGACACCCTCAAACATGATTGATTTAGGAACCAACGCTCCAGATTTTAAATTATTGGATACTGTTACTGGCGAACCCTATAGCTTAAAAGATATCAAAGATTCCAAAGCCACGGTCATTATGTTTATTTGCAATCACTGTCCGTATGTAAAGCATGTCATACTTGAACTCGTCAAACTCGCAAAAGATTACCAATCTAAAGGTATAGCTTTTATAGCTATTAATGCTAATGATGCCATAGCTTATCCAGAAGATGCTCCTAAAAAAATGACTCAATTGGCTAAACAATTAGGGTTTAGTTTCCCCTATCTCTATGATGAAACACAGTCAATAGCCAAAGCCTATCAAGCAGCTTGCACACCTGATTTTTTTATTTTCGATAAAGATCTCTTATGTGTATACCGAGGTCAATTAGATGGATCCCGGCCGGGAAATAAAATTCCAGTAACAGGTAAGGATATTCGTTCAGCTTTAGACAATATCCTTCAAGGTAAACCTGTAAATCCACAACAACTACCGAGTATGGGATGTAATATTAAATGGAAATAG